A genomic window from Prunus persica cultivar Lovell chromosome G2, Prunus_persica_NCBIv2, whole genome shotgun sequence includes:
- the LOC18787507 gene encoding dnaJ protein homolog 2: MFGHASTKSDSTKYYGVLGVSKNSSADELKKAYKKAAIKNHPDKGGDPEKFKELAQAYEVLSDPEKREIYDQYGEDGLKEGGGGGSTSHNPFDLFEAFLNPRYRSHVRRQKQGEDVVHTLKVSLEDLYNGTTKKLSLSRNILCLKCKGKGSKSGTSGRCYGCQGTGMKITTRSIGLGMIQQMQHVCPECQGSGEVISERDKCPPCKGNKVTQEKKVMDVHVEKGMEHGQKIVFEGQADEAPDTITGDIVFILQLKEHAKFKRKLDDLYVEHTLNLTEALCGFQFVLTHLDGRQLLVKSNPGEVIKPGQSKAINDEGMPHYQRPFMKGNLFIHFNVEFPDSGILSPDQSRNLQTVLSPKPSKHLTDVELDECEETTMHDVNIEDEMRRKPRQQYREAYDEDDDDDEPMPRVQCAQQ, encoded by the exons ATGTTTGGCCATGCTTCAACGAAGAGTGATAGCACCAAGTATTATGGGGTTCTTGGTGTTTCAAAAAATTCAAGTGCAGACGAACTCAAGAAGGCATATAAGAAAGCTGCTATCAAGAATCATCCAGACAAAGGTGGAGATCCTGAGAAG TTCAAGGAATTAGCTCAAGCTTATGAAGTTCTCAGTGATCCAGAAAAGAGGGAAATCTATGACCAATACGGTGAAGATGGTCTTAAAgagggaggaggaggtggtagTACCTCACATAATccatttgatttatttgaagCATTTCTGAATCCCC GCTATCGTTCACATGTAAGGAGGCAGAAGCAAGGTGAAGATGTGGTGCATACCTTAAAGGTTTCTTTGGAGGACTTGTATAATGGCACAACAaagaaactctctctctctaggaATATTTTGTGTCTAAAATGTAAAGG GAAAGGCTCAAAGAGCGGAACATCAGGGAGATGTTATGGATGCCAGGGTACTGGAATGAAGATTACAACACGGTCGATTGGATTGGGAATGATTCAACAGATGCAACATGTCTGCCCTGAATGCCAAGGCTCAG GTGAGGTCATCAGTGAGAGAGATAAGTGCCCACCGTGCAAAGGGAACAAGGTTACTCAGGAAAAGAAGGTTATGGATGTGCATGTGGAGAAAGGGATGGAGCATGGCCAGAAAATTGTGTTTGAGGGACAGGCTGATGAAGCT CCAGATACAATTACAGGAGACATTGTTTTCATATTGCAACTCAAGGAGCATGCCAAGTTCAAGCGAAAGCTTGATGATCTTTATGTAGAGCACACTCTCAATTTAACTGAGGCCCTTTGTGGGTTTCAGTTTGTGTTGACCCATCTTGATGGCAGGCAGCTTCTGGTCAAATCAAATCCTGGGGAAGTCATCAAGCCTG GTCAATCAAAAGCAATCAATGACGAGGGCATGCCACATTACCAGAGGCCATTCATGAAGGGCAACCTTTTCATCCATTTCAATGTAGAGTTTCCAGACTCTGGGATTCTTTCTCCTGATCAATCCCGAAATTTACAGACAGTACTATCCCCCAAGCCAAGCAAGCATTTGACTGACGTGGAGCTGGATGAGTGTGAAGAAACCACCATGCATGATGTCAACATTGAGGATGAGATGAGACGTAAACCAAGACAGCAGTATCGGGAGGCatatgatgaagatgatgacgaCGATGAGCCAATGCCACGGGTGCAATGCGCCCAGCAGTGA
- the LOC18770965 gene encoding probable inactive serine/threonine-protein kinase fnkC — protein MRTYKRDASPHHFKLEIKSYSSLSTTLARKYESSAFEAGGHKWRLSLYPNEMINGHCYISLYLATAKSSVPSLSSMFSRICAPRSLMSEYNGISDGEHVYATFRLFVFDQTQQEYFTVEDGAGILSRFDRVTTEVGFAKFLLRDTFEHPSEGYLLNDCCTFGAEVFVNTSGRTSYGESISRIHKSILSPPFRYDLVKFSSQFGLEHLCPNLISFGERKWQLCVYPKGYGQHKDVSLSLYLRSADDLYTLPSVYVEFKLRVVDRAFNLHHIERTGKHWFVSSDNTFGWLDFMPLRTLNDPSKGFLGDDILSVVVEMLVKHGSQK, from the exons ATGAGAACATACAAAAGAGACGCTTCACCACATCACTTTAAGTTGGAAATAAAGTCGTACTCCTCATTATCAACCACGCTCGCAAGAAAGTATGAATCTAGTGCGTTTGAAGCTGGCGGTCACAAATG GAGGTTGTCACTTTACCCAAATGAAATGATAAATGGACATTGTTACATCTCCCTCTACTTGGCAACAGCGAAATCAAGCGTTCCTTCTTTGAGTTCAATGTTCAGTCGTATTTGTGCCCCGCGTTCTTTGATGTCAGAATACAATGGTATTAGTGACGGGGAACACGTTTATGCCACTTTTAGATTGTTTGTATTTGATCAGACACAGCAGGAATATTTTACCGTCGAAG ATGGGGCCGGAATATTAAGCCGATTTGATCGCGTGACAACGGAGGTGGGTTTTGCAAAATTTCTCCTCCGCGATACTTTCGAGCATCCTTCTGAGGGATACCTTCTGAATGACTGCTGCACATTTGGGGCGGAGGTTTTTGTTAATACGAGTGGGAGGACGAGTTATGGGGAATCTATTTCCCGGATACACAAGTCCATTCTCAGCCCCCCTTTCCGTTATGATTTGGTAAAGTTCTCGTCACAATTTGGGCTGGAGCACTTGTGTCCAAATCTGATCAGTTTTGGAGAAAGAAAATG GCAGCTATGTGTTTATCCAAAAGGATACGGGCAACATAAGGACGTATCACTGTCACTTTACCTACGATCGGCCGACGATTTGTACACCCTTCCCAGCGTTTATGTAGAATTCAAGCTTCGGGTAGTGGATCGAGCCTTTAATTTACACCATATTGAACGAACAG gCAAACACTGGTTCGTGTCCTCGGACAACACTTTTGGTTGGCTAGATTTTATGCCGTTGCGAACTTTAAATGACCCTTCAAAGGGGTTCCTTGGGGATGATATATTATCTGTTGTAGTTGAAATGCTGGTTAAGCATGGGTCCCAAAAATAG